A stretch of DNA from Staphylococcus sp. KG4-3:
TAATACGTGGTTAATACATAAATAGAATTTTTTAAAAAATGAAAGTTCTATTTGGCTTGAAAATTTAATATGATAAGAAAGGGAGTAATTAATTATGAATTCTTCTAGTAACCAATCTAATGGTAAGAAGATATCTCCAGTTTTTATCTATAGTGCTATCATCGTAGCAATTGTAGTTATTATCGGTGCAGTATTACCGGGACAATTTGATTATGTTACGAATACGATTAAACTATGGATTACAGATAAACTTGGATGGTATTACCTAATTCTTACAACGTTTATAGTTTTCTTCTGTGTATTTCTAATTTTTAGTCCTATTGGGAAATTAAAATTAGGTAAACCAAATGACAAACCTGAATTCAACACTATCTCATGGTTTGCGATGTTATTCAGTGCTGGTATGGGAATTGGACTTGTATTCTATGGTGCAGCAGAACCAATGGCTGATTTTGCAGCGCCACCAAATGCAGATCCAAAAACGACAGCAGCTTATACAGAAGCATTGCGTTCAACATTCTTCCATTGGGGATTCCATGCGTGGGCAATATATGGTGTTGTTGCATTAGCACTAGCTTATGCCCAATTTAGAAAAGGCGAACCAGGACTTATTTCAAGAACATTACGTCCTATCTTAGGTAACAAAGTTGAAGGCCCAATTGGGACAATCATTGATATACTTGCTGTATTTGCTACAGTAGTAGGTGTGGCCGTATCACTAGGTATGGGTGCCTTACAAATTAATGGTGGGCTTAATTATCTATTTGGTATACCAAATAATGTTTGGGTTCAAGCTATAATCATAGTAGTAGTAACAATTTTATTTATGATGAGTGCTTGGTCTGGATTAAGTAAAGGTATTCAATATTTAAGTAACTTAAATATTAGTTTAGGGGCAATCTTGATGATTGCTGTACTTATTATTGGACCAACAGTATTGATTTTAAATATGATGACGAGCTCTGCAGGTAGTTTATTAAACTCATTCTTATTAAATACGTTTGACACTGCAGCACAAAACCCTCAAAAACGTGAATGGATGTCTAGTTGGACACTTTATTACTGGGGTTGGTGGTTAAGCTGGAGCCCATTCGTAGGTATTTTCATTGCACGTGTATCTAAAGGACGTTCTATACGTGAATTTATAGGAGGAGTACTGCTAGTACCAGCTCTTGTAAGTTTCGTTTGGTTCAGTGTGTTTGGTGTGTTAGGTATTGAAACTGGTAAGAAAAATCCAGAATTATTTGATATGACTGCTGAAACACAACTTTTCGGAGTGTTTAATGAGATACCATTGGGTATGATATTATCTATCATTGCTTTAGTATTAATTGCATCATTCTTTATTACATCGGCTGACTCTGCAACCTTTGTGTTAGGTATGCAAACGACTTATGGTTCATTAGAGCCGTCAAATGTTGTTAAAATGACATGGGGTATAGCACAATCATTAATCGCTTTTGTATTACTATTTGCAGGTGGAGGAAATGGTGCTGAGGCTCTTAACGCAATTCAAAGTGCCGCCATTATAAGCGCCTTGCCATTCTCATTTGTAGTAATCATGATGATGATTTCATTCTATAAAGATG
This window harbors:
- a CDS encoding BCCT family transporter: MNSSSNQSNGKKISPVFIYSAIIVAIVVIIGAVLPGQFDYVTNTIKLWITDKLGWYYLILTTFIVFFCVFLIFSPIGKLKLGKPNDKPEFNTISWFAMLFSAGMGIGLVFYGAAEPMADFAAPPNADPKTTAAYTEALRSTFFHWGFHAWAIYGVVALALAYAQFRKGEPGLISRTLRPILGNKVEGPIGTIIDILAVFATVVGVAVSLGMGALQINGGLNYLFGIPNNVWVQAIIIVVVTILFMMSAWSGLSKGIQYLSNLNISLGAILMIAVLIIGPTVLILNMMTSSAGSLLNSFLLNTFDTAAQNPQKREWMSSWTLYYWGWWLSWSPFVGIFIARVSKGRSIREFIGGVLLVPALVSFVWFSVFGVLGIETGKKNPELFDMTAETQLFGVFNEIPLGMILSIIALVLIASFFITSADSATFVLGMQTTYGSLEPSNVVKMTWGIAQSLIAFVLLFAGGGNGAEALNAIQSAAIISALPFSFVVIMMMISFYKDANQERKFLGLTLTPNKHRLQDYLQHQQEDYEDDIIEQRKPLRNAEKNDQ